A stretch of DNA from Arachis hypogaea cultivar Tifrunner chromosome 19, arahy.Tifrunner.gnm2.J5K5, whole genome shotgun sequence:
CTCAAACACAAGTATATATGTATAACATTGCCTCCCAAGTCACAGAAttcataacataaaaacaaaacataaaaaaacaagAGAACAATTGTATTGACATATCAGGAAGACACCACAAAAGTGACATTACCAAAAAtcaaatgagtttaattttgattcacATGCATGAGACTAGAGGTAACGAAATTGAAACGCCCCATGCCCATATAATATAACCTAACTTAATGTTGATGAGGCACGATGGTTTTGGCCATTCCCATCAAGGGTTACACGCACTACATAGAAGCACTTTGGGGTGGTTACCATATGGTTTTCCACCGGGTTTTGTCTCCTCCATACTCACACGGTTTGAGTAGTCATCTATACTCGCAAATTCAAAATCTCCACTGTTGCCGCTAAATCTGCTTTTAGTACAAGTGGTCGTGTAAAAAAAACATAACTAAAGCTTTGATGTGTGGCTAAAGTTGGTTGTGGACAGCTTTGGGGAGTAAAGGTGATATATTATTTAATCttcatttatgttaattttttacataatactaattaatttattatttgctATCTCTTGATTTTCAACTTTAAATCTTGACTTTCAAActtttaatgatgatgaaaatgTGAAAAGTGATCAAGAATAAGGATTGAAGACTCCTTTATATCTAATGTTGCAATTTCTTTATTATCGTGTTAAATTTGTAGTGATCGGACATTCGCctttttttatttcatgttatttgacattgtataaattttatgtttgtattttaatttatttatgaattttaagtttttatcttaatttatatatgaatatgtaaaaattaaagtGTTATTTAACTTTTATAGGGGCAGGGCAGGGCGGGGAGTAGATAAGTAAAAGGAGGGCCGGGTGGGGGTCGGGTAGGtaaaaaacccgcccctacccgtccCACTGCCAACCCAAGAATAATTACTCTTCTACAATTCCAAATACCAGACCAAATTTTTCCAATATGCCAAGAACATCGCTAGCAGAAATCCCCATTGTTACTTTTGATACTTTGGCAATGTTTCATAACAGATAAGTGAAAACCATTTCGTTAACATTTTGACTCATCATATGACAACAATATTTAGTCCTTTTATTGAGTCGACAAATACTAAGTACGTGCAATTAGTCTGTAAATTGACCCAAATTGCTAAGATAGTTAGTGtgaagaaaaatcaaaatgaTTTTATTGAAATACAAGGGGCTAATGCAAAACAAAACCCTCTTGAACATGATATCGATTTGGGTAGACAAGATCAAAATGATGTTAATGTTATACAAGAGGTTCGACGAAATGACACTTGGCTACAACAAACTGTTAAGTTGTCAAACAAAATAACACTAGGGGCAAGATATCAATCAAGTTGTCAAACAAATTTGAGAAAGACTAGGATTTAACATTGGATGTACAAATTGGCCTCACTTTGTGtaaaattttcccactttatcCAACAAGTTGAATTGCCCGAGGGATGGAAGCTTCCTAAGTCATTAACTACATTCTTTGGTGAAGATGAGAGAATAGTTAGTAGAGCACATTTTTTCATGGTGAATTAAGAATTAGTTTGACTGATTTTTTCTCCATTAAGCGCAATGTAGGAGAATCAATTAATAAGTATTCGGCTAGATTCATAAACAATGGAATAGATGCTTTTACTTTACTCCAATCCCATATTCTGAAGTTGACAAATTGGCTAAAAATGAATTAGAATCTAGAAATGTTAGACAAACTGAACAATTGATGACtgaaaaagatgaaaagtatAAAGAAATGATAAAAGAAAGATTGAATAATCATTGTTTCTACATGTCTCAACAAATAAAGCATGTCCAGGATGAACAAAAAAACCCAGAAGGACATGGTAGATGTGCAGGGAATAATGGGTAAATTTCATGATGACaacaaaaatactaaataaataagagaaatataataaaaatcatttttatctccTTTGTTTTCTTATCATCTTTTGTTATCTCTTGCTCCTTCTCcttatctttttctttcctcCTTTCTTTTCCCTTCTCTGTCTTTTCTCTTTCCTATTCATCCtaattttcttctctcctttctcatTTTCCTTATCTTTTGCATTGTTACTTCTTTCTTGTATTTTCTCGTCTTTAAACAGATTGAACTGAAAGTGTCAACTGACACATACCTCTTCAACAAGGTTGACTGAATTCTAAACATCAATAGACCTATAGAATTCCTCCTACGTCTATGAGGCTTTTATGCTGACAGTTATTTACCCAAGTGCCAATGGGATATGCACTTCtttgctaagttcatgaaaagtGTCAATGGATACACAGTGTAAATCAAATCACTATTCAAGTAATTTAATTGAAACTATTACCTAATCATATCCATGCATCATTGGATGTTAAAACATTTATATAACTTGAGTATACAAACTAAATCCAAATTAATTGCTTCCAAAATTAGGGTTAGCAAGTAAATTACCGGCTGTAGAATGTGGGGTTTCGCCGTAGATGGCCTTGAGCCTATGCAGCGGTACGAGGGCGTCGTCGCTCGCGGCTTCTGCGTAAAGCTGCTGCTTCCAATTCCAAAGAGTCCTTTTAATATCCTTATTTGATTTTACAAGAGATGCTTTCTCAGTCTCCAGAGCCTCAATTATTTTTTGCTGATGGAATGATCTACCAGCCAGCACCATAAACGAAGCAGCGAGACAAACATTGATCACCGTATTGTTGTTCGAAGCTTTCCTTGCACTTTCAACTATCCTATTAACGAACTCCATTGcctgaaattcaaagaaaaatggTTACGAAAAACACAATTTAACACTTAATTTAACAAGTCAACAGAATTTTACAACAATTAACAACATAATTTAACAATTTAACATTGAAATTAACGGAATTTAAAATACCACTTGGTGGATGACGGTGGCGCAGAAGCAGAGGGCACCGACGAGGGAATAAGACAACGGTTGCGAGGACGAGGAATGAGGGGTAGGGAGAGGCGAGTTGGGAGGCAGAAATTGAGAGTAAGAGAGGCTGTGAGTGTGTAGGGAGGGAGGGCAACGCGAAGCGATGGTGAGCGATGGAGAATAGAGGATGGAGATGGAGACAGCGAGAGAGATGAGAGGGTTGAGATTGAGGGTAGCTGGCTAGCGGCGGTTAAAGTACTTAGGATTATTTCAGGAATTTCACTAAGAAAATTTTCAGCAAACAGATCTTCATAACTGAAAGAAATTTGTAAACAAAATAAGGATGTGTTATGCTAAAGGGACAAgtgtttttgttaattaaatttaattaagttggtctaatatttataaaaattattttcattatttttatttatgagaaAAGAACAAATGATCCCTGACTTTTTGGTCCGCAGACATTTAAGTCcctaaagatttaaaaatacattcAAGAAGTTAATCCTAACAACTCCTCACACCTATTTTATCTCATCCTATTGGTAGGTGCAGATACTTAATTTTTCTTTGGaacaaaatatacaaattaaaaaaataaaaatactatgtaCGGACAACAAATTAGTcatcaaatcaattaaaatagACAGTTAAAATTCAAAGTAAATCATTCAACCACTTCATAAGTTTAAAGAATGTCAAACTTAAACATTTAATTTGCTTTGACAAATACAAAAGTCAACCATCAATAGAAATGACACAAGATAAAACACTTTGAAAATGACTATCAAGTTGAATAATTATGGCCATAAATTACATTCTgaaaataatttaacataaaacaGATTACTTTAGTCCACACAACTACTAGTTAAGAATCATAAGTGAATTCTAGACTATAAGCGTCTAACTTTCAGACAACCACATAACCATAATGGttttgcaataataataataacccaaATCTACAAAGTGCAGAACATGCACAATACCGCATTATATATTATTTGTGACATGACTATTTGTAGTGATCTTTTAATATTATCATCTATTTATTAATCCTCATCGTATCTCACCAAAAAACACAATCAATTTCCTTTAGGAAATTTCATGTTTCTTATGAAATATCTCTCAAGATATAAACGAAATCACAATCAAAAGTAAGCATGCATGTCAATTTAACCACCTAATTACACAAATCACATCATAAGAAGTTAGTCCTCTGCCATCCAAAACTAGTGTAAATGTTACCAGGAAAATATGTCCAAAAATTAAGAGTTAGTTAAAAATGTTGTTAACAAAGAGTTGGTTTAGTTGACGATTTACAAATGCCACAAAAGAGGCCTAGAGGGAAATTCAATAATTGTTTGGTttgcatattattattattattatattattattttaaatcaaagAACTCAACATAACAACGTGGATCATACTAAAAAACAAgaataaatgacagaaaataaaacGACAAACATAAGTTAAATATTCCTATGTTATCTCTATCATTACTTTCAACAACTACAAGGTCAACCACCACTCTACTACTTATAACTTTTGAGCAATCTGTTAATAATTTTGACAACCTCTACTATTTTATTCTAAAAGACAGTCTAATAATCCAAATAACATAGCAAGAGCCAATCAACCACTTCTTATGCACTTTCTTTTTTATTGACACTGTTATACAACTCTCAAAGTGTTATTTTACGATTCTTGAGGAAGTCAAAAGTAGTCCAAAATCAACCAACAAAGAACACCACACTTGTCAAGTAAATTCACAATTAACAAATAAATACTGAACAGCTTCAACATCCTTCGCATAGAGCACATATACTGatatcaaggttctgaaaaccggaccggtcatcaaaccactCTTGTTACTGGTTCACTAGAATCACTACTGattcactggttcaaccggtgcaaccgtggttcaaccgaaaaaaccgttttataataaaataataaataaatttaaaatatcttccaaatttaaagTGCTACATGAAATGTCAACAACCAAAATCatataatattatcaaaataCAATCGCAAAAGTTAGATAACAAAAAGAAATATCCAAATTTGAAATGTCAACATGAAAatttgtcatcaatcatcaaaatctgcAAAAACTTGCTGCCGACAATTAAAGATAGTTATACTTCCATTAAAAATGACTAGATTGAATCACAGTGCACAAGTTCAAGACAGAGAATATTCCCTTAATATAACTGagtcaaaaattaaaacaaaaaatgataGTGTTGCACAACAAACACACAATAGAgcctgaaacaaaaaaaaaatccaatgcAGGAGGAGAAGCAGGGCCAATGCAACCAAACAatgaaacattttttttaaacaacagAACCATGAAAACATGAATCATACAATCACCAATTGcaaattttttcttcataaaaacagaacaatgaaaacatgaagcatataataaatcaaaagatcaCCAATTGCAAATTTTTGTAATAACAGAAGTTAGCACCATGAAAAATGAAGCATATAAATAACTCATACAATCCCCAATTGGAAGAAAATATTGAAAACATTCAGCATATAATAACTGAGGCAGAAAACAGTCTGAACAGAGCATATTGAAAGAGAAAAAATGGAAGATAGTCACAATCTAAGCAAATGCTACTTGATTGGCAGAAAACATTattatgagcaagaaaaatgcATCTTGATTTATATTATCATCCATAACTGAAATTAACAGTTACAATTTAAGCACAACATTAAGAAACTAACTCCTATAAGAATTAAGAAACCTGTAATTCAATTCCAAAGATTTGTTAACGGAAATAACATGTTGATAACATAATCGCTAATCAAATACCAAAGTGACGTTCACTTTTgttttcaataataattaattacaaaacttCTTTTATGATTTTGCAAAGGAATCGCCACAAAACCCCACATACAATGAAATCAAATAGTAATTAAAAAGGGAACACAGatagtattagagatataatgtTTCTCCTACAGAAACCATACCGTAACTTATTTCCAGCAAATTCACTAAGCCAGTATCAATTTATCACAAGAATCAGTATCAATTTATCATCAAGAAGTAAGCCAGTAACACAGTTAATCAACCAAGAGTCCAAGAACAAGTAAGAACAAGCACTGACTGATTACCTTCGGCGACGGCAGTGAGCAGAGATTTGAAGGAGAGGGAGCAACAATGTGACGCGGAGAAGCTGGCGGCAGCAACGAGCACACGACGGACGACAATGGAGGCTGGCGAAGAAGCTGGCAACGCGCGAAGAAAAGAAGCTGGGGAAGAACGGCGGAACGGCGGCGGTGAGAAGAACGACGGCGACAATGGAGGCTAGGGtttatcactttttttttctttgagagAGAAGCTTGGTTGAAGGTTTCAAGGTGATTGAGAGCAATGGCCGGCGGCGCTGATTCTCACTCCCTGCGGCGGTGGGGGAGACTTCTGTGACCTAGGGTTGTGATTTGAGGGTGGGGGACTGCAGCGCAGAGGAAATGGGGGTGAGGACCGAAGAGAACCTTGGCGGGTTCTTCTTCTTAACAACGCAAGGTCGCTTCAAGAGAACCGGCCGAGTCCGGTTCAATCCGACCAACCGATTTTTGATCGGTTCAGCGGTTTCTAACCTGCTTTTACAATAGCAATTTTAAATGTTGAACCGAATCACATTAGACAAGTATGATCTAATTTTCAGAAGGTGAAAACTCAGAtgtagtcgacttcacgtaaagttgatagctgagagccgttagatgatttgactgatttgactaaatttttatctaatggcTCTCAgctatcaatttcacgtgaaatcgactgtacctgagttttcaccttttcAGAATCATGACTATATACAATATCGCTTTGTTCAATAATATCCAATATACTCAAATGATCCTTAGTCATAAGCCAATCAATTAAAACAAAACAAGTAAACACAACTCATAGAGGAATCAATCCACTCTAAATCCCTTTAGTGAGTTTATAGTATGCTATATCTTCTGAAAGAGTTTTCACTTACAAAATCTACATAAATGAGTTAGTGAAAGATATAtttgttttatcaaattttcacaaaaattcgTCATCTCTTCTTCCTATCAAGTTAATTGGTTATAAAAATTCCGTAAAGTTTGTCTAAAAGCTTCAACTCTTATTGACAAAAGTTTTGCCTCCATTAATAGTTCCAAACATACTGAACCCAATTCTAAAACTCACTGTCTCCTATGACAAATTCTTTTTTTGTTTGAgattaagaaaaattttaaaaatgcgACTTTCAAGTTTTCAAACAATAATTACGTATTATCCTAAAATCTAGTTCTTTTTCCATCTCCTGTCTCTATAGTAAGATCATTGACCGTCTTCTTTCATATGTTCGTCTTTTATTTGTAATTGACAAATGTCTATCCATGGACTTTCAAGGAAGATCTTACTCGATATTATATCATTAGAGTTCAAGTAATTGTAAGCACACAACCTTTTTCTATAGTGaacaatcttttttaaaaaacttcCACCACTATTTAAAAATAGtgcaatattaaaaataattgtattTATAAATTTCAATTCTCATATCTTCTTTGCTGCCTGTACTATCTTCCGTCTAACTAGAACCATATTAGATTTCTTATTCTCTTGATCCCAAAAGAATTTTCTCTGGCATTGTTAAGATAGTAAATAGACAAACTACGACTAAACTCTAGACCTTTACTTTTAACAACCTCAGTATAATTTCTCCTACTCCACCTTATTTATCATTGGTTTTTATATTTTCAAGGTATTTTACTCAAATTTTGTTAATGTTTAAAAGAAAATGTGGGTATCTCAATGTCGCAATTATATCATCAATAAGAATTAAAAAGGATTGAAAGtaacaaataaacaaagaaacgCGAGGTGCCGGAggcaaagtaaattgcaaaaattaaaacaaacaagaaattaaagagaagatgaagaaagaaacataaacataaaagagaggaACAAGTAAAAGTagagaaattttattaataaaaacggaaaaaaataagttacaagtgtttgagttcagaggaattacttaagattcCCAATTTTACTCTGTGATACCAAGGAGCTGAGAGCATTTTGGGTTTCTAAGTGTTTTTCGAAAGAACTGAACTCCCTACAATGTATTCCTAAAGCGCTATTTATAGACTAACTTAATGTCAACTTACAGTTACCCTTTGTAAATCATTTCTAGAGAATTTGAATTGCATCCGTAACTATTAAAACCCGagagattagtaaataattagtgaataaattaattattaattaagaaaattagaaatatgatttttatggtttaatatgatagagaaaattaaaacaagaattttgacaccaatttaaagaatttggcccaagattgggccaaacAGATCGAATCGATCGGACCAGACCTGAACTGGACCCATGGCCCAACATATAAAACCTTAAACACAGCCATCTTCCTTTAAATTTCCATGAAGCTCGCAGAAAGCATGAACGGAAGAGCGAACTAAGAGCTCAAACCCTAACTCCAAATTCAAACTCAATTATCTTCCGATTCGGAGCTTCGATTGATAAGCCGTCAGTGGCCATGCGTTCGTCTCAGAATTCTATACAAAATCCACCGAATAATTTGGTAAGAAACTTTGTTTTTGTGCCCAgccttttgtaacaccctaatattcaaatccttatgctcgagtcataagtcaatgatattacggtggtacgactctcaggtggatttttaataaataaatataggtaatttcgaaaggagtattaatcgagaagcctgaaaagagtagaaataaaatcacgaagacgtatctctcacgtttcgacaacaaaagataaaccgtgaagccgaaaatgATATACgaacaaggcgtagaggagattaagagatagataacagatagatatatataacataagtaaatagctactagtcgcgacccgcgaagtttaggtcggctagagtacattatgaaattagttgacaacagtatatcctaatctctcccgaaggaaacatgagagcctctataggcaaattcaaagagttcaatacataatataaactttccaaaacaaagatggagagattctaatcaaaacacaaagtagaggaaataaagatcttcgccgtctctcagacgacccacaactcacttctgagcacctggacctgtatctgaaaaataagagatatatacggaatgagaaccccgggcccatgggttcccagtacggtaaaagtgccaaataaattcaatgtactgcaacaaaaactcactaagcatcctaaacttcttcaccaattattcatcctaggttctcgttaatccatgaataggcaactgtcataagggagtgctaaattcaattcatgtttcacatgtttcccaactcgctgactcttccacgaatcagactcagaatcataagcaaaaccatcaccagttgttctgcctcagcagttctatatcaatacatcatcatgcaatcgcatcatcaattcatcccatcaagaacagccctcacacccaccgacaccagcatgaggggcctctcagttgtacaaacacaagcaatacaggcaagtaatacacaaacatgatacaagtagaacaagtagcatatagtcaggtaacatggcatatatgatgtagaaatccaagacaaatggcaaacccaaacaattcaaacatatgcaaatgatgaatgcctgccctatggctgatgatatcatctgtcggttatatagccaacccgacatgtcctggtagctaaccattggatagAAACACCCCTtgtggagcaagtaggtttgagctacaaccctcttgctactgcccgctcaacccagagccagtgaaataatcactactgcggctactacccaggcgggtgtctaaaagctcaacctagagcgagtggattcaccactactgccgctactacccaggcgtcgcaatctctgacctggagcaagtgggacgaaccacaacccttgctactgcccaggcatctcaaacatatattcattcaatctcaattcatattatcaacattcattgttaccaaatctcaaacattaacttggagcaagtgggacgaaccacaacccttgctactacccaagtatcacaaataaacatttattcataatcacccttcattattatcaatcctcagacaatgacccggagcaagcgggtcgaaccacgacccttgctactacccaggtatcacaaatacacatttattcaaaaccccacgattaaactcgtttatcataatcctcctttcccgtctcatacccggagcaagtggacaacgccactgcctactacccggggtcgcacatcacatttcaatattttttcattattatccatttaacatattcattcattaatcatatatgcatttatactcagccataaacaataatggctttgccgtaatccggcaataactcagtcatccggctcatggtccaatcaagaacgggccatttatcaataaatatagccctccggctcatggcatcctccatatctcatataatcatctttaatCATCATTGATCGTaacttttctccttgcttcactcgcaagttaccacatcccctagctcattgctaggtatatcagaatgatttaatacataagaggtgagatcggaggcttagaagtatgagatttgacttttaaaactcaaaaatcaactttggcatgaaaacagggccacgcatacgcgcactccacgcgcacgcgtggatagccaCAAAACTCATTGACgcacaagcgtcatacgcgcggacgcgcgggttgaaaaatagccaaacgacgcgcaagcgtcagccacgcgtacacgtgggtgctcttgcgccccaggcacaaaacgggcacaactctggcacaactcttggGAAAATAGCtaggcatttggtgcagcgcatcgacgcgctcgcgcacaccacg
This window harbors:
- the LOC112776519 gene encoding uncharacterized protein isoform X2 codes for the protein MEFVNRIVESARKASNNNTVINVCLAASFMVLAGRSFHQQKIIEALETEKASLVKSNKDIKRTLWNWKQQLYAEAASDDALVPLHRLKAIYGETPHSTAGDAVNEDANSSSLSKFVA
- the LOC112776519 gene encoding uncharacterized protein isoform X1, with the protein product MEFVNRIVESARKASNNNTVINVCLAASFMVLAGRSFHQQKIIEALETEKASLVKSNKDIKRTLWNWKQQLYAEAASDDALVPLHRLKAIYGETPHSTAVLFSLAVILATSDIALTKQGFNLDGKKP